The following are encoded in a window of Coleofasciculus sp. FACHB-1120 genomic DNA:
- the folB gene encoding dihydroneopterin aldolase produces the protein MDSIQLTGIRCYGYTGYLPEEQVLGQWFEVDLTLWLDLAPAGISDAIEDTLDYRQVISTVKHLVKTAKFALVEKLISAIADAILEFKQVSQVQVRLTKPGAPIPDFGGKITIDITRTNQKGKG, from the coding sequence ATGGATAGCATTCAGCTAACAGGAATTCGCTGTTATGGCTACACTGGCTACTTACCAGAAGAGCAGGTATTAGGGCAATGGTTTGAAGTGGACTTGACTTTGTGGCTAGATTTGGCACCAGCAGGCATCAGCGACGCAATAGAAGACACTCTAGATTACCGCCAGGTAATTTCGACAGTGAAGCATTTGGTGAAAACCGCTAAGTTTGCCCTAGTCGAAAAGTTAATCAGCGCGATCGCAGATGCCATTTTGGAATTCAAGCAAGTGTCACAAGTCCAAGTGCGGTTAACGAAACCGGGCGCACCGATTCCAGACTTTGGTGGCAAAATCACGATTGACATCACGAGAACGAATCAAAAGGGTAAGGGGTAA